One window of the Salvia splendens isolate huo1 chromosome 1, SspV2, whole genome shotgun sequence genome contains the following:
- the LOC121749193 gene encoding serine/threonine-protein phosphatase 7 long form homolog, whose amino-acid sequence MYNQRARVYCLLLLGGLLIPNATGNKIPFFYLQFFMDIEQCASYSWGGATLACLYHNLCEAALGKRTDVGGALTLLQLWAWERIPIIRPQMLNPAPVDYLPCAVAWTGRASYVKAPGHCIETFRDQFSTMHANQFIWRPYESRNLPDVCVAGRPIWTSMTTLICWNMVEPHMPQRVLRQFGIVQPYIPIVDRFHGSDFTKQDRRGKAGRNWVQWHANHIQDWHNRHDTVYVDLEYSLVPVATDEYMDWFRRITVVYLTKPGVHSHEGFHETAASHHYAVETLHKIRHFLREQDMSGRPDLFTISRMVEDGLQICGEAETMDHRPSQRSELDLDMPVRQKAKRRGKKKVGGESSSSRMDTQLVDDSDDDFVAPPPPRSVVRGRHSVSHTGGIGEDFGLSDQQSPPRSSARDDIDLENAVVEDTPPSRIPKTSIGKGIRSLFMRKRRDE is encoded by the exons ATGTACAATCAACGTGCTCGTGTGTATTGTCTGCTGTTACTGGGTGGTCTACTGATCCCGAACGCTACCGGTAATAAAATTCCCTTCTTCTACCTTCagtttttcatggatatagaacaaTGTGCTAGCTATAGCTGGGGAGGTGCGACTCTTgcctgcttgtaccacaatctaTGTGAAGCTGCACTTGGTAAGAGGACCGATGTCGGGGGAGCTCTTACATTGTTACAGCTGTGGGCTTGGGAAAGAATCCCAATTATTAGACCGCAGATGCTGAACCCCGCGCCCGTAGACTACTTACCATGTGCAGTCGC atGGACTGGTCGGGCCTCTTATGTAAAAGCACCGGGGCATTGCATTGAAACTTTCAGAGATCAGTTCTCAACAATGCATGCCAATCAG tttatttggaggccgtATGAATCGCGAAATCTGCCGGATGTTTGTGttgccggtcgtcctatatggacgtcGATGACAACACTAATCTGCTGGAATATGGTTGAGCCACACATGCCACAGCGGGTGTTGCgacaatttgggattgtccaacctTATATCCCGATTGTCGACCGGTTCCACGGATCTGATTTTACGAAACAGGATCGACGTGGCAAAGCAGGTCGGAACTGGGTTCAGTGGCACGCCAATCATATACAAGATTGGCATAATAGGCACGACACGGTGTATGTTGATTTGGAGTACTCATTGGTGCCTGTTGCTACTGATGAGTACATGGATTGGTTTCGCCGGATAACCGTGGTGTACCTAACAAAACCTGGGGTGCATTCTCATGAGGGCTTCCATGAAACGGCGGCCTCTCATCACTACGCG gtggagacccTTCACAAAATACGCCACTTTCTTAGGGAGCAAGACATGTCAGGACGGCCGGATTTATTCACCATTTCGAGAATGGTTGAAGATGGCCTCCAGATATGTGGGGAAGCTGAGACGATGGACCACCGTCCTTCACAGCGCTCTGAGCTGGACCTTGACATGCCCGTGCGGCAAAAAGCGAAGCGGCGTGGAAAGAAGAAAGTTGGTGGAGAGTCGTCATcatcaaggatggatactcagttggttgATGATTCTGATGACGATTTTGtggctccacctccaccaagatctgtcGTGCGGGGTCGTCACTCAGTCAGCCACACGGGTGGTATAGGAGAAGATTTCGGTCTCAGCGATCAACAatctccacctcggtcttctgCGAGAGACGACATTGATTTAGAGAATGCCGTCGTTgaagatactcctccgtctagaaTCCCTAAGACCAGCATCGGGAAGGGAATCCGTAGTCTGTTTATGCGTAAAAGGCGAGACGAGTGA
- the LOC121799641 gene encoding uncharacterized protein LOC121799641 isoform X2 produces the protein MALILSASFSMPHCHRQTQFQASYSRRLTGGRLSNSLTSQAVCVTATVKKHVSGKYCGEGMISSTGRHSREWVDIGGACCCVHVQISGFWMGPDAEDGWGFVEATVYMWREVGSSPRLQLEYCEHVKLEGV, from the exons ATGGCGCTCATACTTTCAGCCAGCTTCTCAATGCCGCACTGCCACCGCCAAACTCAATTTCAG GCATCTTACTCAAGGAGATTAACTGGTGGAAGACTTTCAAATTCACTAACCAGCCAAGCAG TTTGTGTAACTGCGACAGTGAAAAAGCATGTATCAGGCAAGTATTGTGGTGAAGGCATGATTTCATCGACGGGGAGGCATTCAAGAGAGTGGGTCGATATAGGTGGTGCATGTTGTTGTGTACATGTCCAGATTTCAGGGTTTTGGATGGGGCCAGATGCAGAAGACGGATGGGGTTTCGTAGAAGCCACTGTATATATGTg GCGAGAGGTTGGTTCATCCCCCAGGCTTCAACTCGAATATTGTGAGCATGTTAAATTAGAGGGCGTCTAA
- the LOC121799641 gene encoding uncharacterized protein LOC121799641 isoform X4, protein MALILSASFSMPHCHRQTQFQASYSRRLTGGRLSNSLTSQAVKKHVSGKYCGEGMISSTGRHSREWVDIGGACCCVHVQISGFWMGPDAEDGWGFVEATVYMWREVGSSPRLQLEYCEHVKLEGV, encoded by the exons ATGGCGCTCATACTTTCAGCCAGCTTCTCAATGCCGCACTGCCACCGCCAAACTCAATTTCAG GCATCTTACTCAAGGAGATTAACTGGTGGAAGACTTTCAAATTCACTAACCAGCCAAGCAG TGAAAAAGCATGTATCAGGCAAGTATTGTGGTGAAGGCATGATTTCATCGACGGGGAGGCATTCAAGAGAGTGGGTCGATATAGGTGGTGCATGTTGTTGTGTACATGTCCAGATTTCAGGGTTTTGGATGGGGCCAGATGCAGAAGACGGATGGGGTTTCGTAGAAGCCACTGTATATATGTg GCGAGAGGTTGGTTCATCCCCCAGGCTTCAACTCGAATATTGTGAGCATGTTAAATTAGAGGGCGTCTAA
- the LOC121799641 gene encoding uncharacterized protein LOC121799641 isoform X1 — protein sequence MALILSASFSMPHCHRQTQFQLFLLQASYSRRLTGGRLSNSLTSQAVCVTATVKKHVSGKYCGEGMISSTGRHSREWVDIGGACCCVHVQISGFWMGPDAEDGWGFVEATVYMWREVGSSPRLQLEYCEHVKLEGV from the exons ATGGCGCTCATACTTTCAGCCAGCTTCTCAATGCCGCACTGCCACCGCCAAACTCAATTTCAG CTTTTTTTGCTGCAGGCATCTTACTCAAGGAGATTAACTGGTGGAAGACTTTCAAATTCACTAACCAGCCAAGCAG TTTGTGTAACTGCGACAGTGAAAAAGCATGTATCAGGCAAGTATTGTGGTGAAGGCATGATTTCATCGACGGGGAGGCATTCAAGAGAGTGGGTCGATATAGGTGGTGCATGTTGTTGTGTACATGTCCAGATTTCAGGGTTTTGGATGGGGCCAGATGCAGAAGACGGATGGGGTTTCGTAGAAGCCACTGTATATATGTg GCGAGAGGTTGGTTCATCCCCCAGGCTTCAACTCGAATATTGTGAGCATGTTAAATTAGAGGGCGTCTAA
- the LOC121799641 gene encoding uncharacterized protein LOC121799641 isoform X3: MALILSASFSMPHCHRQTQFQLFLLQASYSRRLTGGRLSNSLTSQAVKKHVSGKYCGEGMISSTGRHSREWVDIGGACCCVHVQISGFWMGPDAEDGWGFVEATVYMWREVGSSPRLQLEYCEHVKLEGV; the protein is encoded by the exons ATGGCGCTCATACTTTCAGCCAGCTTCTCAATGCCGCACTGCCACCGCCAAACTCAATTTCAG CTTTTTTTGCTGCAGGCATCTTACTCAAGGAGATTAACTGGTGGAAGACTTTCAAATTCACTAACCAGCCAAGCAG TGAAAAAGCATGTATCAGGCAAGTATTGTGGTGAAGGCATGATTTCATCGACGGGGAGGCATTCAAGAGAGTGGGTCGATATAGGTGGTGCATGTTGTTGTGTACATGTCCAGATTTCAGGGTTTTGGATGGGGCCAGATGCAGAAGACGGATGGGGTTTCGTAGAAGCCACTGTATATATGTg GCGAGAGGTTGGTTCATCCCCCAGGCTTCAACTCGAATATTGTGAGCATGTTAAATTAGAGGGCGTCTAA
- the LOC121749218 gene encoding putative pentatricopeptide repeat-containing protein At5g08490 isoform X1, whose amino-acid sequence MGAIKEALSLLLQRRNYDSSYQVLADVLKSCAAISGIKLGKSLHAHVVKDGHHSYQFISKALLNMYAKCRVLDDCHQLFDEIPDPDTVTWNTLLSGFAGSARHDHTVMRFFNMLRAVRDPKPSAVTLAIVIPVCTRSGTRGARRSVHAYAIKSGMESQTLVGNALVSMYAKSGLVLDACVVFGEISDRDVVSYNAAIAGLAENQLVEDAFQLFTEMIRGPVMPNYATIANVLRICAAMGKTGCDRLGKEIHCYVLRRSDWEDETTVINAILGFYLRVGRIQEAESLFDRMKFRDSVSWNSIIAGYASNGQWLKALETFRSFVCVKMVGLDAITVISILPVCAQLNDLQVGKEIHGYVLRQPALNKDTSIGNAFTKFYAKCGRIDAAFGTFSLICEKDLISWNTMLDALALNLLTTQFADLLCLMFAEGVKPDAITILTVVQLYASLSRINNVKETHGFSLRSGVLHGDTKPTLGNALLDAYAKCENMEYASKLFDNLSGKWNVVTCNSMISGYFEHGSHDDANTIFHSISERDITTWNLMIRGYAQNECPGEALRLFHELQHHGLRPDPMTIVSVIPVCGQMASVHLLRQCHGYIIRACFNDAHLMAALLDVYSKCGNISAAYKLYQSTQQKDLVVLTAMVGGFAMHGMSKEAIKVFDFMLKCGIKPDHVVITAVLSACRHAGLINEGLSVFNSIDQVHLMEPSMEQYACVVDLLGRAGKIKEALSFLTYMLVAPNANLWGTLLGACRAHHDVDTGHIVAERLLRTETTDIGNYVVLSNMYAADARWDGVLEMRKMMKTRDLKKPAGCSWIEVGRSKNMFVAGDYSHPERSLIYSTLHHLEKQLKDLCESPCT is encoded by the coding sequence ATGGGTGCAATAAAAGAAGCTCTTTCCCTCTTACTCCAAAGGAGAAACTATGACTCCAGTTATCAAGTTTTAGCTGATGTTCTTAAATCATGTGCGGCAATATCAGGTATCAAATTGGGGAAATCTCTACACGCTCATGTCGTTAAAGATGGCCATCATTCTTACCAGTTCATTTCCAAAGCTTTGCTCAACATGTACGCCAAATGCAGAGTTCTTGATGACTGCCACCAGCTGTTCGACGAAATACCTGACCCAGATACCGTCACTTGGAACACTCTCTTGTCTGGGTTCGCGGGTTCCGCCCGCCACGATCACACGGTTATGAGGTTTTTCAACATGCTCCGTGCTGTGCGCGATCCTAAACCGAGTGCCGTCACTCTTGCTATTGTCATTCCTGTCTGCACGCGCTCCGGCACCCGGGGTGCTCGGAGGAGTGTTCATGCCTATGCGATAAAGTCTGGGATGGAATCGCAGACATTGGTAGGCAATGCTCTAGTGTCGATGTATGCAAAATCTGGACTTGTTTTGGATGCATGCGTTGTTTTTGGAGAAATTTCTGATAGAGATGTGGTTTCATACAATGCAGCAATTGCAGGTTTAGCAGAGAATCAGCTTGTGGAAGATGCTTTTCAACTTTTCACTGAGATGATTAGAGGGCCGGTGATGCCTAACTATGCCACCATTGCAAACGTTCTGCGTATTTGTGCTGCTATGGGGAAGACTGGTTGCGACAGATTGGGAAAGGAGATCCATTGCTATGTGTTGAGACGCTCTGATTGGGAAGATGAAACAACAGTGATTAATGCTATTTTGGGCTTCTATCTGAGAGTTGGTCGTATACAAGAAGCAGAGTCTTTATTTGATCGAATGAAGTTCAGAGACTCTGTTTCCTGGAATTCAATCATTGCTGGGTATGCTTCAAATGGTCAGTGGTTGAAAGCGTTGGAGACATTTCGTAGTTTTGTTTGTGTGAAGATGGTTGGACTGGATGCCATCACTGTGATCAGCATTCTTCCTGTTTGTGCCCAGTTAAATGATCTGCAAGTGGGGAAGGAGATACACGGGTATGTTTTGCGGCAGCCAGCTTTAAACAAGGATACATCTATTGGAAATGCTTTTACAAAATTTTATGCGAAATGTGGCCGGATAGATGCAGCATTTGGAACATTTTCACTCATCTGTGAAAAGGATTTAATATCATGGAATACCATGCTTGATGCTCTTGCACTAAATCTACTTACAACTCAGTTTGCTGATCTCTTGTGTTTGATGTTTGCGGAAGGAGTAAAACCTGATGCCATTACTATCTTAACTGTGGTACAgctttatgcatctctttccaGAATTAACAATGTTAAAGAAACTCATGGGTTCTCATTGAGATCCGGTGTTCTGCATGGTGATACAAAACCCACTCTCGGAAATGCACTGCTTGATGCATATGCCAAATGTGAAAATATGGAATACGCATCAAAACTGTTTGATAACTTATCTGGAAAGTGGAATGTGGTCACCTGCAACTCAATGATTTCAGGATACTTTGAACACGGTTCGCATGATGATGCAAATACTATCTTCCATAGTATTTCTGAAAGAGATATTACCACTTGGAATCTTATGATCCGAGGTTATGCCCAGAACGAGTGTCCTGGTGAGGCTCTCCGCTTGTTTCATGAGTTACAGCATCATGGATTAAGGCCTGATCCCATGACAATTGTGAGTGTAATACCTGTTTGTGGTCAAATGGCTTCAGTGCACTTGCTGAGACAGTGTCATGGCTACATAATTAGGGCTTGCTTCAATGATGCTCATTTAATGGCAGCTCTTCTAGATGTGTACTCAAAATGCGGGAACATAAGTGCTGCATATAAACTTTATCAATCAACTCAACAGAAAGACCTTGTTGTGCTCACGGCTATGGTTGGAGGATTCGCTATGCATGGAATGAGCAAGGAAGCAATTAAGGTCTTTGACTTTATGCTCAAGTGTGGTATTAAACCGGATCATGTTGTGATCACTGCTGTTTTATCTGCTTGCCGTCATGCTGGTCTTATTAATGAAGGATTATCAGTTTTTAATTCAATAGATCAGGTGCATCTCATGGAACCAAGCATGGAGCAGTACGCATGTGTGGTGGATCTCCTTGGTCGGGCCGGTAAAATTAAGGAAGCATTATCCTTTCTAACTTACATGCTGGTTGCACCAAATGCCAATTTATGGGGTACACTTCTTGGTGCCTGCAGAGCCCACCATGATGTGGATACAGGTCATATTGTAGCTGAACGTCTTTTAAGAACTGAAACCACTGACATAGGAAACTACGTGGTTTTATCAAATATGTACGCTGCTGATGCTAGATGGGACGGGGTGTTGGAGATGAGAAAGATGATGAAAACGAGAGATCTGAAAAAGCCAGCAGGTTGTAGTTGGATTGAAGTGGGAAGGAGTAAAAATATGTTTGTAGCTGGAGACTATTCTCACCCAGAAAGAAGCCTAATTTACAGCACGTTGCATCACTTGGAAAAACAATTGAAAGATCTGTGCGAGTCTCCTTGTACTTGA
- the LOC121749218 gene encoding putative pentatricopeptide repeat-containing protein At5g08490 isoform X2, with protein MCGNIRVLDDCHQLFDEIPDPDTVTWNTLLSGFAGSARHDHTVMRFFNMLRAVRDPKPSAVTLAIVIPVCTRSGTRGARRSVHAYAIKSGMESQTLVGNALVSMYAKSGLVLDACVVFGEISDRDVVSYNAAIAGLAENQLVEDAFQLFTEMIRGPVMPNYATIANVLRICAAMGKTGCDRLGKEIHCYVLRRSDWEDETTVINAILGFYLRVGRIQEAESLFDRMKFRDSVSWNSIIAGYASNGQWLKALETFRSFVCVKMVGLDAITVISILPVCAQLNDLQVGKEIHGYVLRQPALNKDTSIGNAFTKFYAKCGRIDAAFGTFSLICEKDLISWNTMLDALALNLLTTQFADLLCLMFAEGVKPDAITILTVVQLYASLSRINNVKETHGFSLRSGVLHGDTKPTLGNALLDAYAKCENMEYASKLFDNLSGKWNVVTCNSMISGYFEHGSHDDANTIFHSISERDITTWNLMIRGYAQNECPGEALRLFHELQHHGLRPDPMTIVSVIPVCGQMASVHLLRQCHGYIIRACFNDAHLMAALLDVYSKCGNISAAYKLYQSTQQKDLVVLTAMVGGFAMHGMSKEAIKVFDFMLKCGIKPDHVVITAVLSACRHAGLINEGLSVFNSIDQVHLMEPSMEQYACVVDLLGRAGKIKEALSFLTYMLVAPNANLWGTLLGACRAHHDVDTGHIVAERLLRTETTDIGNYVVLSNMYAADARWDGVLEMRKMMKTRDLKKPAGCSWIEVGRSKNMFVAGDYSHPERSLIYSTLHHLEKQLKDLCESPCT; from the exons ATGTGCGGCAATATCAG AGTTCTTGATGACTGCCACCAGCTGTTCGACGAAATACCTGACCCAGATACCGTCACTTGGAACACTCTCTTGTCTGGGTTCGCGGGTTCCGCCCGCCACGATCACACGGTTATGAGGTTTTTCAACATGCTCCGTGCTGTGCGCGATCCTAAACCGAGTGCCGTCACTCTTGCTATTGTCATTCCTGTCTGCACGCGCTCCGGCACCCGGGGTGCTCGGAGGAGTGTTCATGCCTATGCGATAAAGTCTGGGATGGAATCGCAGACATTGGTAGGCAATGCTCTAGTGTCGATGTATGCAAAATCTGGACTTGTTTTGGATGCATGCGTTGTTTTTGGAGAAATTTCTGATAGAGATGTGGTTTCATACAATGCAGCAATTGCAGGTTTAGCAGAGAATCAGCTTGTGGAAGATGCTTTTCAACTTTTCACTGAGATGATTAGAGGGCCGGTGATGCCTAACTATGCCACCATTGCAAACGTTCTGCGTATTTGTGCTGCTATGGGGAAGACTGGTTGCGACAGATTGGGAAAGGAGATCCATTGCTATGTGTTGAGACGCTCTGATTGGGAAGATGAAACAACAGTGATTAATGCTATTTTGGGCTTCTATCTGAGAGTTGGTCGTATACAAGAAGCAGAGTCTTTATTTGATCGAATGAAGTTCAGAGACTCTGTTTCCTGGAATTCAATCATTGCTGGGTATGCTTCAAATGGTCAGTGGTTGAAAGCGTTGGAGACATTTCGTAGTTTTGTTTGTGTGAAGATGGTTGGACTGGATGCCATCACTGTGATCAGCATTCTTCCTGTTTGTGCCCAGTTAAATGATCTGCAAGTGGGGAAGGAGATACACGGGTATGTTTTGCGGCAGCCAGCTTTAAACAAGGATACATCTATTGGAAATGCTTTTACAAAATTTTATGCGAAATGTGGCCGGATAGATGCAGCATTTGGAACATTTTCACTCATCTGTGAAAAGGATTTAATATCATGGAATACCATGCTTGATGCTCTTGCACTAAATCTACTTACAACTCAGTTTGCTGATCTCTTGTGTTTGATGTTTGCGGAAGGAGTAAAACCTGATGCCATTACTATCTTAACTGTGGTACAgctttatgcatctctttccaGAATTAACAATGTTAAAGAAACTCATGGGTTCTCATTGAGATCCGGTGTTCTGCATGGTGATACAAAACCCACTCTCGGAAATGCACTGCTTGATGCATATGCCAAATGTGAAAATATGGAATACGCATCAAAACTGTTTGATAACTTATCTGGAAAGTGGAATGTGGTCACCTGCAACTCAATGATTTCAGGATACTTTGAACACGGTTCGCATGATGATGCAAATACTATCTTCCATAGTATTTCTGAAAGAGATATTACCACTTGGAATCTTATGATCCGAGGTTATGCCCAGAACGAGTGTCCTGGTGAGGCTCTCCGCTTGTTTCATGAGTTACAGCATCATGGATTAAGGCCTGATCCCATGACAATTGTGAGTGTAATACCTGTTTGTGGTCAAATGGCTTCAGTGCACTTGCTGAGACAGTGTCATGGCTACATAATTAGGGCTTGCTTCAATGATGCTCATTTAATGGCAGCTCTTCTAGATGTGTACTCAAAATGCGGGAACATAAGTGCTGCATATAAACTTTATCAATCAACTCAACAGAAAGACCTTGTTGTGCTCACGGCTATGGTTGGAGGATTCGCTATGCATGGAATGAGCAAGGAAGCAATTAAGGTCTTTGACTTTATGCTCAAGTGTGGTATTAAACCGGATCATGTTGTGATCACTGCTGTTTTATCTGCTTGCCGTCATGCTGGTCTTATTAATGAAGGATTATCAGTTTTTAATTCAATAGATCAGGTGCATCTCATGGAACCAAGCATGGAGCAGTACGCATGTGTGGTGGATCTCCTTGGTCGGGCCGGTAAAATTAAGGAAGCATTATCCTTTCTAACTTACATGCTGGTTGCACCAAATGCCAATTTATGGGGTACACTTCTTGGTGCCTGCAGAGCCCACCATGATGTGGATACAGGTCATATTGTAGCTGAACGTCTTTTAAGAACTGAAACCACTGACATAGGAAACTACGTGGTTTTATCAAATATGTACGCTGCTGATGCTAGATGGGACGGGGTGTTGGAGATGAGAAAGATGATGAAAACGAGAGATCTGAAAAAGCCAGCAGGTTGTAGTTGGATTGAAGTGGGAAGGAGTAAAAATATGTTTGTAGCTGGAGACTATTCTCACCCAGAAAGAAGCCTAATTTACAGCACGTTGCATCACTTGGAAAAACAATTGAAAGATCTGTGCGAGTCTCCTTGTACTTGA